The proteins below come from a single Nocardioides eburneiflavus genomic window:
- a CDS encoding alpha-glucosidase, which yields MTSPTDATRTDEDWWRTAVVYQVYPRSFADSDGDGIGDLRGLIGRLDHLELLGVDVVWLSPIYPSPQDDAGYDISDYQDVDPAFGTLDDLDELVAALHERGMGLMMDLVVNHTSDEHPWFVASRSSLDDPKRDWYWWRPPRAGMAAGDPGAEPTNWESFFSGSTWELDAASGEYYLHLFSRKQPDLNWENPEVREAVYAMMRWWLDRGVDGFRMDVINLISKDTSLPDGIVHAGVLGDGTPHVMNGPRIHEFLAEMHREVLAGRDRKVLTVGEMPGVTVEEALLFTDPIRAEVDMVFTFEHMGVDHARTKWDLLPFDLVALKTVLGRWQTGLADVGWNSLYWNNHDQPRAVSRFGDDGQWRERSAKLLGTVLHLHRGTPYVYQGEELGMTNHPFGGIEDFQDIESLNHHEQAVGLGADPDDVLASLRSRGRDNARTPMQWDASPHGGFTTGRPWLAVNPNHVEVNAEAATTDEDSVLHHYRRLVRLRHEVPVVALGDFTMLLPQDERVYAFTRALDDEELLVLANFGADPIRADLDLTGWSEAEVLLDNVRGGSDDPRTGRLEPWQAVVLRRTR from the coding sequence ATGACCTCACCCACCGACGCGACTCGCACGGACGAGGACTGGTGGCGCACCGCGGTCGTCTACCAGGTCTACCCGCGCAGCTTCGCCGACTCCGACGGCGACGGGATCGGCGACCTGCGCGGGCTCATTGGCCGCCTCGACCACCTCGAGCTGCTGGGCGTCGACGTGGTGTGGCTGTCGCCGATCTATCCCTCACCGCAGGACGACGCCGGCTACGACATCAGCGACTACCAGGACGTCGACCCCGCCTTCGGCACCCTCGACGACCTCGACGAGCTCGTCGCCGCGCTCCACGAGCGAGGCATGGGGCTGATGATGGACCTCGTCGTCAACCACACCAGCGACGAGCACCCCTGGTTCGTCGCCTCGCGGTCCTCCCTCGACGACCCGAAGCGCGACTGGTACTGGTGGCGCCCGCCCCGCGCAGGCATGGCGGCCGGCGACCCGGGCGCCGAGCCGACCAACTGGGAGAGCTTCTTCTCCGGGTCGACGTGGGAGCTCGACGCGGCGAGCGGTGAGTACTACCTCCACCTCTTCTCCCGCAAGCAGCCCGACCTCAACTGGGAGAACCCCGAGGTCCGCGAGGCGGTGTACGCGATGATGCGCTGGTGGCTCGACCGCGGTGTCGACGGGTTCCGGATGGACGTCATCAACCTGATCTCCAAGGACACCTCCCTCCCCGACGGCATCGTCCACGCCGGCGTCCTGGGTGACGGCACGCCCCACGTGATGAACGGCCCGCGCATCCACGAGTTCCTCGCCGAGATGCACCGCGAGGTCCTGGCCGGACGCGACCGGAAGGTCCTGACCGTCGGCGAGATGCCCGGCGTGACGGTGGAGGAGGCGCTGCTCTTCACCGACCCCATCCGCGCAGAGGTCGACATGGTCTTCACCTTCGAGCACATGGGCGTCGACCACGCCCGCACCAAGTGGGACCTGCTGCCCTTCGACCTGGTGGCGCTCAAGACCGTGCTCGGCCGCTGGCAGACCGGGTTGGCCGACGTCGGGTGGAACTCGCTCTACTGGAACAACCACGACCAGCCGCGCGCGGTCTCCCGCTTCGGCGACGACGGGCAGTGGCGCGAGCGCTCGGCCAAGCTGCTCGGCACCGTCCTGCACCTGCACCGCGGCACGCCGTACGTCTACCAGGGCGAGGAGCTCGGGATGACGAACCACCCGTTCGGCGGCATCGAGGACTTCCAGGACATCGAGTCGCTCAACCACCACGAGCAGGCCGTGGGCCTCGGCGCCGACCCCGACGACGTCCTGGCGTCGCTCCGCTCACGCGGCCGGGACAACGCCCGTACGCCGATGCAGTGGGACGCGTCGCCCCACGGCGGTTTCACCACCGGACGCCCGTGGCTGGCGGTGAACCCGAACCACGTGGAGGTCAACGCCGAGGCGGCGACCACCGACGAGGACTCGGTGCTCCACCACTACCGGCGCCTGGTGCGGCTGCGCCACGAGGTGCCGGTCGTCGCGCTCGGTGACTTCACGATGCTGCTGCCCCAGGACGAGCGCGTCTATGCCTTCACCCGAGCGCTCGACGACGAGGAGCTGCTGGTGCTGGCCAACTTCGGCGCCGACCCGATCCGTGCGGACCTCGACCTCACCGGATGGTCGGAGGCCGAGGTGCTGCTCGACAACGTCCGGGGCGGGAGCGACGACCCGCGCACCGGGCGGCTCGAGCCGTGGCAGGCGGTGGTGCTGCGGCGCACCCGGTGA
- a CDS encoding alpha-galactosidase, whose product MLFPAPGPSTEPRLTLELDLPSDARGEMLPRILWAGVAAPDEVGPSGYPSTFRGPGVPLLGEHAHELFTRPHLRGHRTAAPGSDAAWSTRFLLDDVEQTDQRLVVTAADDAAGLGLTTELEALPGGLLRGRHTVRSTGPGSYVLTGLEVVLPAPDDLVELLDFTGRHEGERTPQRHEVTDGLWLREGREGRPGLGGATVAVLGSRGFDTRTGTVLGVHVAWSGNSCFRVERSPDLGTTLGGGELLQPGEVVLAQGEAYTSPWVVFGASDDGLDGLAAAFHTYERSLPAHPDHQPVVLNVWEAVWFDHDLARLHEIADRAARVGIERFVLDDGWFHGRRDDTAGLGDWWVDPDVWPEGLTPIADHVRGLGMQFGLWFEPEMVNPDSELYRAHPDWILSTGDRVPQLHRHQLVLDLSREEVWQHVHDRVHAVLSSAPVDYVKWDHNRELLEAGSGVRSGAAAVRAQTFAFYRLLDSLRELHPGIDWESCASGGGRIDLGVIERTQRVWTSDMTDALARQHIQRWTTQLVAPEYLGAHVSAPVAHQSGRRFTLDFRSATALFGAFGVEWDLSTAAEDELDALAGWVGLHKRFRPLLHSGRVVRPESADPAVLLHGVVAVDGGEALLAHVQLDESASNRGTVVRVPGLVADAAYDLAWVGPVDHRAVSRSVALPQPGPTDGTGVRGAVLGTRGYWIPRRRPETVTLVHLERT is encoded by the coding sequence ATGCTCTTCCCTGCCCCCGGTCCCTCGACCGAGCCACGGCTCACCCTCGAGCTGGACCTCCCGTCCGACGCACGGGGCGAGATGCTGCCCCGGATCCTGTGGGCCGGCGTCGCCGCGCCCGACGAGGTCGGGCCGAGCGGCTATCCGTCCACCTTCCGCGGGCCCGGGGTCCCCCTGCTGGGCGAGCACGCCCACGAGCTCTTCACCCGCCCGCACCTGCGCGGGCACCGTACGGCCGCCCCGGGCTCCGACGCGGCATGGTCCACGCGCTTCCTCCTCGACGACGTGGAGCAGACCGACCAGCGACTGGTCGTGACGGCCGCCGACGACGCCGCCGGGCTCGGCCTCACCACCGAGCTCGAGGCGCTGCCCGGCGGGCTGCTGCGCGGGCGGCACACCGTACGCAGCACGGGCCCGGGCAGCTACGTGCTGACGGGGCTCGAGGTCGTGCTCCCGGCCCCCGACGACCTGGTCGAGCTGCTCGACTTCACCGGGCGCCACGAGGGCGAGCGCACGCCGCAGCGCCACGAGGTCACCGACGGGCTGTGGCTGCGCGAGGGCCGGGAGGGACGACCGGGCCTGGGCGGCGCGACGGTCGCCGTGCTCGGCTCGCGCGGGTTCGACACCCGCACCGGCACGGTGCTCGGGGTCCACGTCGCGTGGAGCGGCAACAGCTGCTTCCGGGTCGAGCGCTCGCCCGACCTCGGCACCACCCTCGGCGGGGGCGAGCTGCTCCAGCCGGGCGAGGTCGTGCTGGCGCAGGGCGAGGCGTACACGTCCCCGTGGGTCGTCTTCGGCGCCTCGGACGACGGCCTCGACGGACTGGCGGCGGCGTTCCACACCTACGAGCGGTCCCTTCCCGCGCACCCCGACCACCAGCCCGTCGTGCTCAACGTCTGGGAGGCCGTGTGGTTCGACCACGACCTCGCGCGCCTGCACGAGATCGCCGACCGGGCCGCGCGGGTCGGGATCGAGCGCTTCGTGCTCGACGACGGCTGGTTCCACGGCCGGCGCGACGACACCGCCGGACTCGGTGACTGGTGGGTCGACCCCGACGTCTGGCCCGAGGGGCTGACGCCGATCGCCGACCACGTGCGCGGGCTCGGGATGCAGTTCGGGTTGTGGTTCGAGCCCGAGATGGTCAACCCCGACTCGGAGCTCTATCGCGCCCACCCCGACTGGATCCTCTCGACGGGCGACCGGGTGCCGCAGCTGCACCGCCACCAGCTCGTCCTCGACCTGTCGCGCGAGGAGGTCTGGCAGCACGTGCACGACCGGGTGCACGCGGTGCTGTCGTCGGCGCCCGTCGACTACGTCAAGTGGGACCACAACCGCGAGCTCCTCGAAGCCGGCTCGGGCGTCCGCAGCGGCGCCGCGGCCGTGCGCGCGCAGACCTTCGCCTTCTACCGCCTCCTCGACTCGCTGCGCGAGCTGCACCCCGGCATCGACTGGGAGTCGTGCGCCTCCGGCGGCGGCCGCATCGACCTCGGCGTCATCGAGCGCACCCAGCGCGTGTGGACCTCCGACATGACCGACGCCCTGGCGCGCCAGCACATCCAGCGCTGGACGACGCAGCTGGTGGCGCCGGAGTATCTCGGCGCCCACGTCAGCGCACCGGTCGCGCACCAGTCCGGGCGACGCTTCACCCTCGACTTCCGCTCGGCGACGGCGCTGTTCGGCGCCTTCGGCGTCGAGTGGGACCTCAGCACCGCGGCCGAGGACGAGCTCGACGCGCTGGCAGGCTGGGTGGGGCTCCACAAGCGCTTCCGCCCGCTGCTGCACTCCGGCCGCGTGGTGCGCCCGGAGTCGGCCGACCCCGCCGTGCTGCTCCACGGCGTGGTGGCCGTCGACGGCGGCGAGGCCCTGCTCGCGCACGTCCAGCTCGACGAGTCCGCGAGCAACCGGGGCACGGTGGTGCGGGTGCCCGGCCTCGTCGCCGACGCGGCGTACGACCTGGCCTGGGTCGGTCCCGTCGACCATCGCGCGGTCAGCAGGTCCGTCGCCCTGCCGCAGCCCGGCCCGACCGACGGCACCGGGGTGCGGGGTGCTGTGCTGGGCACGCGCGGCTACTGGATCCCGCGCCGACGGCCCGAGACCGTGACCCTCGTCCACCTGGAGCGCACATGA